The proteins below come from a single Xylanivirga thermophila genomic window:
- a CDS encoding nucleotidyltransferase domain-containing protein produces MFENLIEEIKKWAINEPFAEAIILVGSYARGTQKADSDIDLVILTSNKQHYIDNTQIFSAFGLINRSDIEFYGECTSIRIWYKSGLEVEFGMVPLSWIDLPLDFETERVLSYGYKILVDKKRIFTPITSIIPEHP; encoded by the coding sequence TATTGAAGAAATCAAAAAATGGGCAATAAATGAGCCCTTTGCCGAAGCAATTATTTTAGTAGGTTCTTATGCAAGGGGCACACAAAAGGCAGATTCAGATATTGATTTAGTTATTTTAACTTCTAATAAGCAACACTATATTGATAATACTCAAATATTCAGTGCCTTTGGGTTGATTAATAGGTCGGATATTGAATTTTATGGTGAGTGTACTTCGATTCGCATTTGGTATAAGAGTGGCTTAGAAGTAGAGTTCGGAATGGTACCTTTATCATGGATTGATTTACCTTTAGATTTCGAAACAGAGCGAGTTTTGTCTTATGGGTATAAAATATTGGTTGATAAAAAAAGAATATTCACTCCAATTACATCTATAATACCTGAGCACCCCTAA